Within the Bacillus sp. FSL K6-3431 genome, the region GAAAAATACTTTACTCATCCAGCAAATTTATGCCTCGGTTTTTAAAAAAAGTTTGATCATTTTCAATTTTTATAGCATGAGGAACAGAATCAAATAATGAACTAATCGACTCCCTGTTATGAATTCTTACAATTGCCTCTGCAAATAATGGAGCTACTGAAATAATCTTCACTTTCTTAGATATTATGGACTTGTTTACAACAGAATCGGTGCTAATAACCAACTCGATAGGACTATTATTTATCTTTTCTGCCCCCAATTCACTTAGCATAAGATGGGATAATAAAGCATATATTCTTTTTGCTCCCCTTTCCTTTAATCCCTTTGCTAAATCTACTAATGTCTCACCCGAGATGCTAAAGTCATCAACTATAAGAGTATTTTTCCCTTCTACGTTACCAATAACCTCCAATACTTTTGCCTTTTCATCATGAGATTTCCTTGTTTTATCTCCAATTGCAACAGGCACCTGTAAAGTTGAAGCAAAATTTCTTGCTTGTTTTGCAAAGCCTACATCTGGAGAAACAACTACCAAATCTTCTATCTTCAAACTTTTTACATAATCACAAAGAATAGGAAGCGCAAATAAATGGTCTACTGGTTTTTTAAAGAACCCTTGAATTTGCGGGCTATGTAAATCCATTGTTAGTATTCTATCAGCCCCGGCCAGCTCAATGCATTCTGCACAAACCCTTGCTCTAATCGAAACTCTTGGCTCATCTTTTTTATCACCCTTTGCATATCCAAAGTATGGAATAATGGCCGTTACTGAATTTGCACTTGCTCGTTTAAAAGCATCCATCCAGAAAAGAATCTCGGTAAATTCATCATTAGGATTTAACCCTATTGGTTGGACAAGATAAACATCTTTATCTCTTACTGTTTCATTGATTTTCACAAAAATGTTCCCATCAGAAAATTTAATTACATCTGATCTCCCTAGTGCAATTCCGATGTATTCACACATTTTTTGTGCAAAGGATTTTCCTGTACTTCCACCAAATATTTTTATTTCTTCATTCGACAAAAGAAGACCTCCCTAATTTCATTTTTGCATTAAGTCCAAGAGTATCTTATCAATGGAACAATATTTCATTCGAATTATGAACATTTTGCTTTCAAAATAGATTACATAAGCTACTTCTCCAAACTAGCAAAAAAAACCTTTATTAAATGAAGGTTTCTTTCCTTTAACTCATGCTAGATAGGCCAATGTGTTAACCAACAAAACTGCTCCATTAATGTATTTAAGTTATGCCAATCGAGCAAAGCTTGCCAAGAAACATGCTATTAGTGACTATAATGGAACTGTGGCTTAGAACATTACACTGATAAATAAACTGATGGGTAAATGAAATAAGACCGCCAAAATTGGCGATCTCTTCTTATTGAACTAAAGCCCCTGATAGTTAAACAAATATCTTTTGGAAAATTCTTTTGGGTTAGAAGGCTGCGAAGTTCTTTGTCAGAGAGCATATGATGCTTTGTTTATTTTCATGACGCCGAATCCTGTTTTAAACGATTAACTAATTCCAAATTTTTATATTTTGACGACATGCTCTACGTCGCGAAAAAATCAAAAAATAAGTTTATTTTCTGTTCCTGAAAGCAGCCTTTGTATATTTTCCATATGCTTGAAAATAACCATAAACGCCATTAGGCACGCAAATATATTAAAATATAAGGTATGTCCAAAAGCAGGAATAAATGAAATAGCCGCAATAAGCATTGTTGCACATATTGTGCCTAAAGAAACATAACGTGTTAAAGCTACTATTGTCACAAAAAAGCCAAGGCATAAAAGAGCAATAACCCAGTCCACCATAAACAGCACAGCCACTGCTGTTAGTGCCCCCTTGCCCCCTTTAAACCTAAAATATACTGGCCAGTTATGCCCTATAACCGCTCCTGCGCCTGCCGCTAAAAGGCTTACGCAATCTTTAGCCTCTCCCGAATAAAAGTACACGTCAAGGAACAAGCCTATAAAACAGGCGACTATCCCTTTTAATATATCTCCCGCAAGAACAAACACCGCAGCAGATTTCCCAAGTACCCTCAGAGTGTTGGTAAGCCCAGCGCTTTTGCTTCCATGGCTTCTTATGTCCTTGCCGTATATTTTCCCTACAATCACCGCTGTATTAAGGCTACCTAAAAGGTAGCCAAAAGCTAAGGATGCAATAAGCTTTAAAATATCAATCATCACGCTTCCCCCTTGGGATTATTCTAATTTCCTTTCATTTCTCCATCAATATACGGTTCATCCGTCACCAAACTTGCCTACTTTACCCACCGGTATATCAATGAACGACTACGGCCAAATATCTTGCCAAGCATGTTAAATGAACCTTTACCCAGCAAAATAGAATAGTATTACCAATGCTCTTAGTGCTGCTATTTTTTCATCGCTTCTTTCATCGCCAACTATGAAGTTCATTCCACACTCTTTACATATATAACGCTGTTTTCCCCCGTACTTTGCCATTCTTTGTGATGTGTTCGCTTCCACAATTCTTACATTTGATAGTTTCCATATAATTTCATCTTCTGGCTTCATTATCTAGTTCATATACCATATTTATTTTATTAAATGGAACAATATCCTCTTCCACAAAACTGCTTCGTTAGTTCAATAAGAAAAAAGAGCTCCCTAAGAAGCCCCTGTTCTATAAGAACCAATATAAAAATAAAATTAAGAAAATACACTAACCCATAGTTCGTGATTGGAGTTATTTGTAGATTATTTCACTGATTTTCAATAACACTTTATCGCTTAATCAATACCGACAAGTCACCCTCAAATACTTTTTCTTCTTTATCATTGAAAGTAGTTAACAATACAGTAAGGATTCCCGTTTCATTTTTCTTCGCTTCTTTATCAATAACCTCAACAATGGTATGTAATTCATCATTAGGATACACAGGCTTTATAAATTTTATATTATTCATTTGTGTTCCAGCAATGACATCATCATCATAAATGCCTTGTTCAACCCAGAGCTTAAATGAAATGGCTAAGGTATGTATACCAGAAGCAATGATTCCATTAAACCTTCCCTGATTTGCTTTTTCCTCAT harbors:
- a CDS encoding MaoC family dehydratase; its protein translation is MKLDGFTIGQVFKTKSFKLTKKDITRFAGEFDPQYMHLDEEKANQGRFNGIIASGIHTLAISFKLWVEQGIYDDDVIAGTQMNNIKFIKPVYPNDELHTIVEVIDKEAKKNETGILTVLLTTFNDKEEKVFEGDLSVLIKR
- the plsY gene encoding glycerol-3-phosphate 1-O-acyltransferase PlsY encodes the protein MIDILKLIASLAFGYLLGSLNTAVIVGKIYGKDIRSHGSKSAGLTNTLRVLGKSAAVFVLAGDILKGIVACFIGLFLDVYFYSGEAKDCVSLLAAGAGAVIGHNWPVYFRFKGGKGALTAVAVLFMVDWVIALLCLGFFVTIVALTRYVSLGTICATMLIAAISFIPAFGHTLYFNIFACLMAFMVIFKHMENIQRLLSGTENKLIF
- a CDS encoding ribose-phosphate diphosphokinase; the encoded protein is MSNEEIKIFGGSTGKSFAQKMCEYIGIALGRSDVIKFSDGNIFVKINETVRDKDVYLVQPIGLNPNDEFTEILFWMDAFKRASANSVTAIIPYFGYAKGDKKDEPRVSIRARVCAECIELAGADRILTMDLHSPQIQGFFKKPVDHLFALPILCDYVKSLKIEDLVVVSPDVGFAKQARNFASTLQVPVAIGDKTRKSHDEKAKVLEVIGNVEGKNTLIVDDFSISGETLVDLAKGLKERGAKRIYALLSHLMLSELGAEKINNSPIELVISTDSVVNKSIISKKVKIISVAPLFAEAIVRIHNRESISSLFDSVPHAIKIENDQTFFKNRGINLLDE